Proteins encoded within one genomic window of Thalassophryne amazonica chromosome 23, fThaAma1.1, whole genome shotgun sequence:
- the LOC117505227 gene encoding uncharacterized protein LOC117505227, producing MSLQVCHCGWSKRTTYHGLRTHQGKMGCTSKGIRIPESQQLTFDNYLPKNSYIPVTLWPDVYNSINADMSLQVCHCGWSKLTTYHGLRTHQGIMGCTPKGIRIPGSQQLPDVYNSTKASSETPQHSFQASINSDKVRRTLDFSAGGQHKQICDFSEHPAAGPKVSSYELLLTNTQLLDCSSIFQKVEQTDWQLPTIMPQTTAPTYQKPEDDQELIKDTTRQNESRLTAENSNKGRKGG from the exons ATGAGCCTCCAGGTTTGCCACTGCGGCTGGTCCAAAAGGACCACTTACCACGGCCTGAGGACCCACCAGGGGAAAATGGGATGCACATCCAAAGGAATAAGGATTCCTGAGAGTCAACAGTTAACTTTTGACAATTACCTTCCTAAAAATTCATACATCCCAGTCACATTGTGGCCAGATGTGTATAACTCTATCAACGCTG ATATGAGCCTCCAGGTTTGCCACTGTGGCTGGTCCAAGTTGACTACTTACCATGGCCTGAGGACCCACCAAGGGATAATGGGATGCACACCCAAAGGAATAAGAATTCCTGGAAGTCAACAGTTGCCGGATGTGTATAACTCTACCAAAGCTT CATCTGAAACACCACAGCACTCCTTCCAAGCATCCATCAACTCGGACAAAGTTCGCAGGACACTTGATTTCTCAGCTGGTGGGCAGCACAAGCAGATTTGTGATTTTTCTGAGCATCCTGCTGCAGGGCCCAAAGTGTCCTCTTATGAGCTACTTCTTACTAACACACAGTTACTTGATTGCTCCTCAATTTTCCAGAAG GTGGAGCAAACAGACTGGCAACTTCCAACAATCATGCCTCAGACAACAGCACCAACCTATCAGAAACCTGAGGATGATCAAGAATTAATAAAAG ATACAACGAGGCAAAATGAGAGCCGACTTACAGCAGAGAATTCAAACAAGGGAAGAAAAGGTGGCTGA
- the LOC117505228 gene encoding E3 ubiquitin-protein ligase TRIM39-like has product MKSYFSLHNTFILTAVDVKLDPSTAHPCPSLSPDGKKVSDKGMNQEVPDAPGRFNLFGSIVAQNSLASAKSYWEVDVSNKTGWDLGVARGNANRRGNLTLNPENGYWVTVHYNDKEYAALTTPPVHLSLKGKPQKVGVFVDYEKGLVSYDINAKSHIYSFTKCVFNNELFPYYSPHLKNNGKNAQPLIIL; this is encoded by the coding sequence ATGAAGTCTTATTTCTCATTACACAATACCTTTATTTTAACTGCAGTGGACGTAAAGCTGGACCCATCCACCGCTCACCCATGCCCTTCTCTTTCTCCTGATGGTAAGAAAGTGAGTGATAAAGGAATGAACCAGGAGGTACCTGATGCTCCTGGGAGGTTTAATCTGTTTGGCAGCATTGTGGCTCAAAACAGTTTGGCTTCTGCAAAGTCCTACTGGGAGGTGGATGTCAGCAACAAGACCGGCTGGGATCTGGGTGTGGCAAGAGGCAATGCCAACCGCAGAGGGAATCTGACACTGAACCCCGAAAATGGTTACTGGGTAACTGTGCATTACAATGACAAAGAATATGCCGCCCTCACAACGCCACCTGTACATCTTTCACTGAAAGGCAAGCCTCAGAAGGTGGGAGTGTTTGTGGATTACGAAAAAGGACTTGTGTCCTACGACATAAATGCAAAATCACACATCTACTCATTTACAAAGTGTGTGTTCAACAATGAGCTCTTTCCCTATTACAGCCCACATCTTAAAAACAATGGGAAAAATGCCCAGCCATTGATCATATTATGA